A genomic window from Longimicrobium sp. includes:
- a CDS encoding DUF6702 family protein gives MVTRRWLCLLLVGATALVAGAARPVAHPLHTTLTELKAGTDGAVQVQMRVFADDYGRAVATARGTTPNERERVYVGSAFVLRERNGRAVRFTWCGTRYQGEVVWVCLRGAAASGVRGGQVRNAMLFDLYQDQVNVVRAQYAGRARSLLFTPGDGARPLP, from the coding sequence GTGGTAACCCGCCGCTGGCTCTGCCTGCTCCTCGTCGGGGCGACGGCGCTCGTGGCGGGCGCGGCTCGGCCCGTGGCCCATCCGCTTCATACCACGCTGACGGAGCTGAAGGCCGGCACTGACGGCGCCGTGCAGGTGCAGATGCGCGTCTTCGCCGACGACTACGGGCGCGCGGTGGCCACGGCGCGGGGCACCACGCCCAACGAGCGCGAACGCGTGTACGTGGGTTCGGCGTTCGTGCTGCGCGAGCGGAACGGGCGCGCGGTGCGCTTTACGTGGTGCGGAACCCGGTACCAGGGCGAGGTGGTGTGGGTGTGCCTGCGCGGCGCCGCGGCCAGCGGGGTGCGCGGCGGGCAGGTGCGCAACGCCATGCTCTTCGACCTGTACCAGGACCAGGTGAACGTGGTGCGGGCGCAGTATGCCGGGCGCGCGCGCAGCCTTCTCTTTACCCCCGGCGACGGCGCGCGGCCTCTGCCGTAA
- a CDS encoding HupE/UreJ family protein gives MSDFLAFAQLGFRHITDPNGLDHVLFLLVLAAIYRPADWRPALWVVTAFTVGHSVTLALALTGLLALPTPLIEFLIPVTIVATAIENLVQRDRQDGWWMRARPVFAGIFGLVHGAGFANYLRSLFVDDLAVPLVGFNVGLELGQVLVLAGAFAAFAALDRLIGLVKLPARAPAPVRLRVIAVSSAVAVVACAWAVERSPW, from the coding sequence ATGAGCGACTTCCTGGCCTTTGCGCAGCTCGGGTTCCGGCACATCACCGACCCCAACGGGCTGGACCACGTGCTGTTCCTGCTGGTGCTGGCGGCCATCTACCGCCCCGCGGACTGGCGCCCGGCGCTGTGGGTGGTGACGGCCTTCACCGTGGGCCACTCCGTCACGCTGGCGCTGGCCCTCACCGGGCTGCTGGCGCTGCCCACGCCGCTGATCGAGTTCCTGATCCCCGTCACCATCGTGGCGACGGCCATCGAGAACCTGGTGCAGCGGGACCGGCAGGACGGCTGGTGGATGCGCGCCCGGCCCGTCTTTGCGGGGATCTTCGGCCTGGTGCACGGCGCGGGGTTCGCCAACTACCTGCGCAGCCTGTTCGTGGACGACCTGGCGGTGCCGCTGGTGGGCTTCAACGTGGGGCTGGAGCTCGGCCAGGTGCTGGTGCTGGCGGGCGCATTTGCCGCGTTCGCCGCGCTCGACCGCCTGATCGGGCTGGTGAAGCTTCCCGCCCGCGCGCCGGCCCCGGTGCGGCTTCGCGTGATCGCCGTCTCGTCCGCGGTGGCCGTGGTGGCCTGCGCCTGGGCGGTGGAGCGCAGCCCGTGGTAA